Proteins encoded within one genomic window of Homo sapiens chromosome 21, GRCh38.p14 Primary Assembly:
- the SIK1 gene encoding serine/threonine-protein kinase SIK1 — translation MVIMSEFSADPAGQGQGQQKPLRVGFYDIERTLGKGNFAVVKLARHRVTKTQVAIKIIDKTRLDSSNLEKIYREVQLMKLLNHPHIIKLYQVMETKDMLYIVTEFAKNGEMFDYLTSNGHLSENEARKKFWQILSAVEYCHDHHIVHRDLKTENLLLDGNMDIKLADFGFGNFYKSGEPLSTWCGSPPYAAPEVFEGKEYEGPQLDIWSLGVVLYVLVCGSLPFDGPNLPTLRQRVLEGRFRIPFFMSQDCESLIRRMLVVDPARRITIAQIRQHRWMRAEPCLPGPACPAFSAHSYTSNLGDYDEQALGIMQTLGVDRQRTVESLQNSSYNHFAAIYYLLLERLKEYRNAQCARPGPARQPRPRSSDLSGLEVPQEGLSTDPFRPALLCPQPQTLVQSVLQAEMDCELQSSLQWPLFFPVDASCSGVFRPRPVSPSSLLDTAISEEARQGPGLEEEQDTQESLPSSTGRRHTLAEVSTRLSPLTAPCIVVSPSTTASPAEGTSSDSCLTFSASKSPAGLSGTPATQGLLGACSPVRLASPFLGSQSATPVLQAQGGLGGAVLLPVSFQEGRRASDTSLTQGLKAFRQQLRKTTRTKGFLGLNKIKGLARQVCQAPASRASRGGLSPFHAPAQSPGLHGGAAGSREGWSLLEEVLEQQRLLQLQHHPAAAPGCSQAPQPAPAPFVIAPCDGPGAAPLPSTLLTSGLPLLPPPLLQTGASPVASAAQLLDTHLHIGTGPTALPAVPPPRLARLAPGCEPLGLLQGDCEMEDLMPCSLGTFVLVQ, via the exons ATGGTTATCATGTCGGAGTTCAGCGCGGACCCCGCgggccagggtcagggccagCAGAAGCCCCTCCGGGTGGGTTTTTACGACATCGAGCGGACCCTGGGCAAAGGCAACTTCGCGGTGGTGAAGCTGGCGCGGCATCGAGTCACCAAAACGCAG gttgcaataaaaataattgataaaacaCGATTAGATTCAAGCAATTTGGAGAAAATCTATCGTGAGGTTCAGCTGATGAAGCTTCTGAACCATCCACACATCATAAAGCTTTACCAG GTTATGGAAACAAAGGACATGCTTTACATCGTCACTGAATTTGctaaaaatggagaaatgtttG ATTATTTGACTTCCAACGGGCACCTGAGTGAGAACGAGGCGCGGAAGAAGTTCTGGCAAATCCTGTCGGCCGTGGAGTACTGTCACGACCATCACATCGTCCACCGGGACCTCAAGACCGAGAACCTCCTGCTGGATGGCAACATGGACATCAAGCTGGCAG attttggatttgggaATTTCTACAAGTCAGGAGAGCCTCTGTCCACGTGGTGTGGGAGCCCCCCGTATGCCGCCCCGGAAGTCTTTGAGGGGAAGGAGTATGAAGGCCCCCAGCTGGACATCTGG AGCCTGGGCGTGGTGCTGTACGTCCTGGTCTGCGGTTCTCTCCCCTTCGATGGGCCTAACCTGCCGACGCTGAGACAGCGGGTGCTGGAGGGCCGCTTCCGCATCCCCTTCTTCATGTCTCAAG ACTGTGAGAGCCTGATCCGCCGCATGCTGGTGGTGGACCCCGCCAGGCGCATCACCATCGCCCAGATCCGGCAGCACCGGTGGATGCGGGCTGAGCCCTGCTTGCCGGGACCCGCCTGCCCCGCCTTCTCCGCACACAGCTACACCTCCAACCTGGGCGACTACGATGAGCAGGCGCTGGGTATCATGCAGACCCTGGGCGTGGACCGGCAGAGGACGGTGGAG TCACTGCAAAACAGCAGCTATAACCACTTTGCTGCCATTTATTACCTCCTCCTTGAGCGGCTCAAGGAGTATCGGAATGCCCAGTGCGCCCGCCCCGGGCCTGCCAGGCAGCCGCGGCCTCGGAGCTCGGACCTCAGTGGTTTGGAG GTGCCTCAGGAAGGTCTTTCCACCGACCCTTTCCGACCTGCCTTGCTGTGCCCGCAGCCGCAGACCTTGGTGCAGTCCGTCCTCCAGGCCGAGATGGACTGTGAGCTCCAGAGCTCGCTGCAGTGG CCCTTGTTCTTCCCGGTGGATGCCAGCTGCAGCGGAGTGTTCCGGCCCCGGCCCGTGTCCCCAAGCAGCCTGCTGGACACAGCCATCAGTGAGGAGGCCAGGCAGGGGCCGGGCCTAGAGGAGGAGCAGGACACGCAGGAGTCCCTGCCCAGCAGCACGGGCCGGAGGCACACCCTGGCCGAGGTCTCCACCCGCCTCTCCCCACTCACCGCGCCAT GTATAGTCGTCTCCCCCTCCACCACGGCAAGTCCTGCAGAGGGAACCAGCTCTGACAGTTGTCTGACCTTCTCTGCGAGCAAAAGCCCCGCGGGGCTCAGTGGCACCCCGGCCACTCAGGGGCTGCTGGGCGCCTGCTCCCCGGTCAGGCTGGCCTCGCCCTTCCTGGGGTCGCAGTCCGCCACCCCAGTGCTGCAGGCTCAGGGGGGCTTGGGAGGAGCTGTTCTGCTCCCTGTCAGCTTCCAGGAGGGACGGCGGGCGTCGGACACCTCACTGACTCAAG GGCTGAAGGCCTTTCGGCAGCAGCTGAGGAAGACCACGCGGACCAAAGGGTTTCTGGGACTGAACAAAATCAAGGGGCTGGCTCGCCAGGTGTGCCAGGCCCCCGCCAGCCGGGCCAGCAGGGGCGGCCTGAGCCCCTTCCACGCCCCTGCACAGAGCCCAGGCCTGCACGGCGGCGCAGCCGGCAGCCGGGAGGGCTGGAGCCTGCTGGAGGAGGTGCTAGAGCAGCAGAG GCTGCTCCAGTTACAGCACCACCCGGCCGCTGCACCCGGCTGCTCCCAGGCCCCCCAGCCGGCCCCTGCCCCGTTTGTGATCGCCCCCTGTGATGGCCCTGGGGCTGCCCCGCTCCCCAGCACCCTCCTCACGTCGGGGCTCCCGCTGCTGCCGCCCCCACTCCTGCAGACCGGCGCGTCCCCGGTGGCCTCAGCGGCGCAGCTCCTGGACACACACCTGCACATTGGCACCGGCCCCACCGCCCTCCCCGCTGtgcccccaccacgcctggccaggctGGCCCCAGGTTGTGAGCCCCTGGGGCTGCTGCAGGGGGACTGTGAGATGGAGGACCTGATGCCCTGCTCCCTAGGCACGTTTGTCCTGGTGCAGTGA
- the SIK1 gene encoding serine/threonine-protein kinase SIK1 isoform X1, which yields MVIMSEFSADPAGQGQGQQKPLRVGFYDIERTLGKGNFAVVKLARHRVTKTQVAIKIIDKTRLDSSNLEKIYREVQLMKLLNHPHIIKLYQVMETKDMLYIVTEFAKNGEMFDYLTSNGHLSENEARKKFWQILSAVEYCHDHHIVHRDLKTENLLLDGNMDIKLADFGFGNFYKSGEPLSTWCGSPPYAAPEVFEGKEYEGPQLDIWSLGVVLYVLVCGSLPFDGPNLPTLRQRVLEGRFRIPFFMSQDCESLIRRMLVVDPARRITIAQIRQHRWMRAEPCLPGPACPAFSAHSYTSNLGDYDEQALGIMQTLGVDRQRTVEVPQEGLSTDPFRPALLCPQPQTLVQSVLQAEMDCELQSSLQWPLFFPVDASCSGVFRPRPVSPSSLLDTAISEEARQGPGLEEEQDTQESLPSSTGRRHTLAEVSTRLSPLTAPCIVVSPSTTASPAEGTSSDSCLTFSASKSPAGLSGTPATQGLLGACSPVRLASPFLGSQSATPVLQAQGGLGGAVLLPVSFQEGRRASDTSLTQGLKAFRQQLRKTTRTKGFLGLNKIKGLARQVCQAPASRASRGGLSPFHAPAQSPGLHGGAAGSREGWSLLEEVLEQQRLLQLQHHPAAAPGCSQAPQPAPAPFVIAPCDGPGAAPLPSTLLTSGLPLLPPPLLQTGASPVASAAQLLDTHLHIGTGPTALPAVPPPRLARLAPGCEPLGLLQGDCEMEDLMPCSLGTFVLVQ from the exons ATGGTTATCATGTCGGAGTTCAGCGCGGACCCCGCgggccagggtcagggccagCAGAAGCCCCTCCGGGTGGGTTTTTACGACATCGAGCGGACCCTGGGCAAAGGCAACTTCGCGGTGGTGAAGCTGGCGCGGCATCGAGTCACCAAAACGCAG gttgcaataaaaataattgataaaacaCGATTAGATTCAAGCAATTTGGAGAAAATCTATCGTGAGGTTCAGCTGATGAAGCTTCTGAACCATCCACACATCATAAAGCTTTACCAG GTTATGGAAACAAAGGACATGCTTTACATCGTCACTGAATTTGctaaaaatggagaaatgtttG ATTATTTGACTTCCAACGGGCACCTGAGTGAGAACGAGGCGCGGAAGAAGTTCTGGCAAATCCTGTCGGCCGTGGAGTACTGTCACGACCATCACATCGTCCACCGGGACCTCAAGACCGAGAACCTCCTGCTGGATGGCAACATGGACATCAAGCTGGCAG attttggatttgggaATTTCTACAAGTCAGGAGAGCCTCTGTCCACGTGGTGTGGGAGCCCCCCGTATGCCGCCCCGGAAGTCTTTGAGGGGAAGGAGTATGAAGGCCCCCAGCTGGACATCTGG AGCCTGGGCGTGGTGCTGTACGTCCTGGTCTGCGGTTCTCTCCCCTTCGATGGGCCTAACCTGCCGACGCTGAGACAGCGGGTGCTGGAGGGCCGCTTCCGCATCCCCTTCTTCATGTCTCAAG ACTGTGAGAGCCTGATCCGCCGCATGCTGGTGGTGGACCCCGCCAGGCGCATCACCATCGCCCAGATCCGGCAGCACCGGTGGATGCGGGCTGAGCCCTGCTTGCCGGGACCCGCCTGCCCCGCCTTCTCCGCACACAGCTACACCTCCAACCTGGGCGACTACGATGAGCAGGCGCTGGGTATCATGCAGACCCTGGGCGTGGACCGGCAGAGGACGGTGGAG GTGCCTCAGGAAGGTCTTTCCACCGACCCTTTCCGACCTGCCTTGCTGTGCCCGCAGCCGCAGACCTTGGTGCAGTCCGTCCTCCAGGCCGAGATGGACTGTGAGCTCCAGAGCTCGCTGCAGTGG CCCTTGTTCTTCCCGGTGGATGCCAGCTGCAGCGGAGTGTTCCGGCCCCGGCCCGTGTCCCCAAGCAGCCTGCTGGACACAGCCATCAGTGAGGAGGCCAGGCAGGGGCCGGGCCTAGAGGAGGAGCAGGACACGCAGGAGTCCCTGCCCAGCAGCACGGGCCGGAGGCACACCCTGGCCGAGGTCTCCACCCGCCTCTCCCCACTCACCGCGCCAT GTATAGTCGTCTCCCCCTCCACCACGGCAAGTCCTGCAGAGGGAACCAGCTCTGACAGTTGTCTGACCTTCTCTGCGAGCAAAAGCCCCGCGGGGCTCAGTGGCACCCCGGCCACTCAGGGGCTGCTGGGCGCCTGCTCCCCGGTCAGGCTGGCCTCGCCCTTCCTGGGGTCGCAGTCCGCCACCCCAGTGCTGCAGGCTCAGGGGGGCTTGGGAGGAGCTGTTCTGCTCCCTGTCAGCTTCCAGGAGGGACGGCGGGCGTCGGACACCTCACTGACTCAAG GGCTGAAGGCCTTTCGGCAGCAGCTGAGGAAGACCACGCGGACCAAAGGGTTTCTGGGACTGAACAAAATCAAGGGGCTGGCTCGCCAGGTGTGCCAGGCCCCCGCCAGCCGGGCCAGCAGGGGCGGCCTGAGCCCCTTCCACGCCCCTGCACAGAGCCCAGGCCTGCACGGCGGCGCAGCCGGCAGCCGGGAGGGCTGGAGCCTGCTGGAGGAGGTGCTAGAGCAGCAGAG GCTGCTCCAGTTACAGCACCACCCGGCCGCTGCACCCGGCTGCTCCCAGGCCCCCCAGCCGGCCCCTGCCCCGTTTGTGATCGCCCCCTGTGATGGCCCTGGGGCTGCCCCGCTCCCCAGCACCCTCCTCACGTCGGGGCTCCCGCTGCTGCCGCCCCCACTCCTGCAGACCGGCGCGTCCCCGGTGGCCTCAGCGGCGCAGCTCCTGGACACACACCTGCACATTGGCACCGGCCCCACCGCCCTCCCCGCTGtgcccccaccacgcctggccaggctGGCCCCAGGTTGTGAGCCCCTGGGGCTGCTGCAGGGGGACTGTGAGATGGAGGACCTGATGCCCTGCTCCCTAGGCACGTTTGTCCTGGTGCAGTGA